A section of the Oryzias latipes chromosome 8, ASM223467v1 genome encodes:
- the wbp11 gene encoding WW domain-binding protein 11: MGRRSTSSTKSGKFMNPTDQARKEARKRELKKNKKQRMMVRAAVLKMKDPRQIIRDMEKLDEMEFNPVQQPLLNEKVLRDKRKKLRETFERIIHLYERENPETYKELRKLELDYETKRGQLALYFDSVKNAESVEVDSIPLPDMPHAPSNIHIQDIPLPGAQPPSILKKTPFGKPLLSSSTGPVMASVPGVPRLPPGKKPPGPPPGPPPPQVLALYGIPSRRAYSTKAESSIPGLDRDVEMERDQDSGSESDRDDRDDDSDSEEDSEEEREGGDNERQDDDKKREENKDRGRSVRFADMPAEGDGKKKKKRVVKKSKAITPLQAMMLRMAGQSIPEEDEDEEEEEEYTDGSDSSDTEERGSKGEKQPHSLAGQNLPPTAGNVAQQGPPPMQGPPMTGPPPLGPPPAPPMRPPGPPSGPPPGPPPGAPPFLRPPGMPGGMRGPMPRLLPPGPPPGRPPGPPPGPPPGLPPGPPPRGPPPRLPPPAPPGLPPPPPRAGGPPRSLAPPLSLFPPPLNSNVLSAPPNIVQRQKGTSQDASQSNMPPPPMRIPPPPGTAAATSASRHHAATIEKRANITSVAAAGGGLAAGAGGATISAKPQIINPKAEVTRFVPTALRVRRDKSGAVPGAAAAHHEKAGAGALGRRVDEGLGGGQWQKQQGATVVMGMAHPAQMGAVSQPSMKTKDQVYEAFMREMEGLL; encoded by the exons ATGGGGCGACGTTCAACCTCCTCCACCAAGAGTGGGAAGTTCATGAATCCCACCGACCAGGCCA GGAAAGAGGCGAGGAAAAGGGAGTTAAAAAAG AACAAGAAGCAGAGGATGATGGTAAGAGCAGCAGTGTTGAAAATGAAGGATCCCAGACAGATCATCAGAGATATGGAGAAGCTAGATGAGATGG AGTTTAACCCAGTTCAACAGCCTCTGCTGAATGAGAAAGTACTGAGGGACAAGAGGAAGAAGCTGCGTGAGACATTTGAGCGCATCATCCATTTGTACGAGAGGGAGAACCCGGAAACTTACAAGGAGCTGCGCAAACTGGAACTGGACTACGAGACCAAGCGAGGCCAGCTGGCTCTTTATTTTGATTCAGTGAAG AATGCCGAGTCAGTGGAGGTCGACAGTATTCCTTTACCTGACATGCCCCACGCTCCTTCAAATATTCACATCCAAGACATCCCATTGCCAGGGGCGCAGCCTCCCTCCATTCTGAAGAAGACCCCTTTTGG caAGCCACTTCTTTCTTCATCCACTGGACCGGTGATGGCATCAGTACCTGGTGTCCCGCGTTTACCTCCAGGAAAGAAGCCACCAGGGCCCCCACCTGGACCCCCACCTCCTCAGGTCCTGGCTCTCTATGGAATTCCTTCTCGGAGAGCTTACAGCACAAAAGCCG AATCCTCCATTCCTGGTTTAGATAGAGACGTGGAAATGGAAAGGGATCAGGACAGTGGCAGTGAGAGCGACAGAGATGACCGGGACGATGACAGCGACTCTGAGGAAGACAGCGAGGAAGAGCGAGAAGGAGGGGACAACGAGCGGCAAGATGACGACAAAAAGAGGGAGGAGAACAAAgacagag GTCGGAGTGTGCGTTTTGCAGACATGCCAGCGGAAGGAGAtgggaagaaaaagaagaaaagagttGTGAAAAAGAGCAAAGCCATCACTCCTCTGCAGGCCATGATGTTGAGGATGGCAG GTCAGTCGATTCCtgaggaggatgaagacgaagaagaagaggaagaataTACGGATGGATCTGACAGCTCTGACACAGAGGAGAGGGGATCAaagggagaaaagcagcctcatTCTTTGGCTGGTCAGAATCTGCCTCCTACTGCCGGAAATGTGGCACAGCAAGGTCCTCCACCCATGCAAGGTCCTCCAATGACTGGACCTCCACCTCTCGGCccacctccagctcctccaaTGAGGCCCCCTGGTCCTCCTTCTGGTCCCCCACCAGGCCCTCCGCCAG GCGCTCCTCCCTTCCTGAGGCCTCCTGGGATGCCAGGGGGGATGAGAGGTCCGATGCCTCGTCTTTTGCCTCCCGGTCCTCCACCAGGTCGGCCTCCTGGTCCTCCACCGGGCCCCCCTCCTGGTCTTCCTCCAGGCCCTCCTCCTCGTGGACCTCCTCCAAGACTCCCCCCTCCTGCACCTCCAG GCCTCCCACCCCCTCCCCCAAGGGCAGGAGGCCCCCCACGCTCTCTTGCGCCACCTCTCTCCTTATTTCCTCCACCCCTCAACTCCAATGTTCTCAGTGCTCCTCCCAATATTGTCCAGAGGCAGAAAGGAACCAGCCAGGACGCCTCACAGAGCAACATGCCCCCACCGCCCATGCGGATTCCCCCTCCCCCCGGAACAGCAGCCGCCACAAGCGCAAGCCGTCACCACGCAGCCACCATCGAAAAGCGCGCCAACATCACTTCTGTTGCTGCGGCTGGAGGCGGCCTGGCTGCAGGCGCCGGCGGAGCGAccatctctgccaaaccacaaaTCATCAACCCCAAAGCAGAGGTCACCCGCTTCGTGCCCACGGCTCTGAGGGTGCGCAGGGACAAGAGCGGAGCTGTGCCGGGGGCCGCGGCCGCTCATCATGAGAAAGCCGGGGCGGGAGCTCTGGGGAGGAGGGTAGATGAGGGGCTGGGAGGGGGCCAGTGGCAGAAACAGCAGGGTGCCACAGTGGTTATGGGAATGGCTCACCCAGCCCAGATGGGCGCCGTATCCCAGCCAAGCATGAAGACTAAAGATCAGGTTTATGAAGCCTTCATGAGAGAGATGGAAGGACTTCTCTGA
- the ddx47 gene encoding probable ATP-dependent RNA helicase DDX47 gives MADADQDEAKQNTEETPGVSSCDEDEKQIIDEDAEAAVKTFKDLGVTDVLCEACDQLGWKSPTKIQVEAIPVALQGKDVIGLAETGSGKTGAFALPILQSLLASPQRLHTLVLTPTRELAFQISEQFEALGSSIGVKCAVIVGGIDMMSQSLVLAKKPHIVIATPGRLIDHMENTKGFSLRALKFLVMDEADRILNMDFETEVDKILKVIPRERRTFLFSATMTKKVQKLQRAALKDPVKCAVSTKYSTVDKLQQYYVFIPAKYKDCYLVSILNELAGNSFMIFCSTCNNAQRVALMLRNLGITAIPLHGQMSQNKRLGALNKFKSKSRSVLLATDVASRGLDIPHVDCVINYDIPTHSKDYIHRVGRTARAGRSGKSITFVTQYDVELFQRIESLIGKKLPAFPTQEEEVMMLVERVSEAQRFARVEMKEQGEKRKRPRGRDGDEDDTEQASGVRKKVRGGKGAAGGGGGGGRGGKNRGGGAWRGGR, from the exons ATGGCGGACGCCGACCAGGATGAAGCGAagcaaaacacagaagaaactcCAGGTGTTTCCAGCTGTGACGAAGATGAAAAGCAGATTattgatgaagatgctgaggcaGCAGTGAAGACTTTCAAGGATCTG GGGGTAACCGATGTGCTGTGTGAGGCTTGTGATCAGCTGGGATGGAAGAGTCCAACTAAAATCCAGGTGGAGGCGATTCCAGTCGCACTGCAAG GGAAGGACGTGATCGGCCTGGCAGAGACCGGTTCAGGAAAGACGGGGGCCTTCGCTCTGCCGATCCTCCAGTCGCTGCTGGCTTCCCCTCAGAGGCTTCACACCCTGGTCCTCACCCCCACCAGAGAGCTGGCCTTCCAGATCTCTGAGCAGTTCGAAGCTCTGGGCTCCAGCATCGGCGTTAAGTGCG ctgtaaTCGTTGGTGGGATTGATATGATGTCACAGTCCTTGGTATTAGCCAAAAAGCCTCACATCGTCATTG CCACGCCGGGTCGGCTGATAGATCATATGGAGAACACAAAGGGCTTCTCTCTGCGTGCTCTCAAGTTCCTGGTcatggatgaagcagacagaatCCTCAACATGGACTTTGAGACCGAG gtGGATAAAATCCTGAAGGTGATTCCCAGAGAGAGACGTACCTTCCTCTTTTCTGCCACCATGACCAAAAAG GTGCAGAAACTTCAGCGAGCTGCTCTGAAAGATCCAGTGAAATGTGCCGTGTCTACAAAGTACTCGACAGTAGACAAGCTGCAGCAGTACTACGTCTTCATACCCGCCAAGTACAAG GATTGCTACCTGGTGTCCATCCTCAATGAGCTGGCTGGAAACTCCTTCATGATTTTCTGCAGCACGTGTAACAACGCCCAGCGGGTGGCGCTGATGCTGAGGAACTTGGGCATCACAGCTATTCCCCTTCATGGACAGATGAGTCAG AATAAACGTCTTGGAGCTCTGAACAAGTTCAAGTCCAAGTCTCGGTCGGTGCTGCTGGCGACGGATGTGGCGTCCCGGGGGCTGGACATTCCTCACGTGGACTGCGTCATCAATTACGACATCCCCACTCACTCCAAG GACTACATCCACAGGGTGGGGCGAACAGCCAGAGCAGGGCGTTCTGGGAAGTCCATCACGTTTGTCACACA GTACGATGTGGAGCTTTTCCAGCGAATCGAAAGTTTAATTGGGAAgaaacttcctgcttttcccaCCCAGGAGGAGGAAGTGATGATGCTGGTGGAGAGAGTGAGCGAAGCGCAGAGATTTGCCAGAGTG GAAATGAAGGAACAAGGAGAAAAGCGGAAAAGACCAAGAGGAAGAGACGGAGACGAGGATGACACCGAACAAGCCAGTGGAGTGAGGAAGAAAGTTAGAGGTGGcaaaggagctgcaggaggaggaggaggtggaggaagaggaggaaagaaCAGGGGTGGAGGAGCCTGGAGGGGAGGGCGCTGA